A stretch of the Lactuca sativa cultivar Salinas chromosome 9, Lsat_Salinas_v11, whole genome shotgun sequence genome encodes the following:
- the LOC111904786 gene encoding heavy metal-associated isoprenylated plant protein 2, whose translation MPQEIKVKVSMHSQKCRKEVMKTVTKLSGVDEVSVDLQKEMLVVIGDVDPVCVATSLRKKRKVANIVSVGPYKEKGKEVNKPAVGFPMMYCNTPCYDGYGHFVYGYPPTRDAGGCNIL comes from the exons ATGCCTCAG GAGATAAAGGTGAAAGTTAGCATGCATTCTCAAAAATGCAGGAAGGAGGTAATGAAGACTGTCACTAAATTATCTGGTGTTGATGAGGTATCGGTGGATTTACAGAAGGAGATGTTAGTTGTGATTGGGGATGTTGACCCTGTTTGCGTCGCAACTAGCTTGAGAAAGAAACGGAAGGTTGCTAATATTGTAAGTGTTGGACCATACAAAGAGAAGGGGAAGGAAGTCAATAAACCAGCTGTTGGATTTCCAATGATGTATTGTAACACTCCTTGTTATGATGGATATGGACATTTTGTATATGGGTATCCGCCAACCCGTGATGCTGGAGGTTGCAACATTCTGTAG